In one Nicotiana sylvestris chromosome 8, ASM39365v2, whole genome shotgun sequence genomic region, the following are encoded:
- the LOC104245031 gene encoding uncharacterized protein — MVRQILSARTVLQQIQHRQQAKESMIRQFYYQLLGNSPRVAWKSMMFKNKARPKAIFTMWLQLQGKLLTVDRLIKWGVNVDPSCSLCQLNDETRDHLFVSCSFTKTVWQKILQWMRRQEVIGDNWGQHQEWITQRAKGRSYGAQLYRMVYAEVTHGVWIERNMRIFQQRSRSDDSITREIAYICNVRTTKGISSLVQYFMFH; from the coding sequence ATGGTGAGACAGATTCTAAGTGCCAGAACAGTACTACAACAAATTCAACATAGGCAGCAGGCCAAAGAGAGCATGATCAGACAGTTCTATTATCAGTTACTGGGAAATAGTCCAAGAGTTGCGTGGAAGTCTATGATGTTCAAAAACAAAGCTAGACCAAAAGCTATATTCACAATGTGGCTACAGTTGCAAGGTAAACTTCTAACTGTAGATAGATTAATTAAATGGGGAGTCAATGTGGATCCAAGTTGTTCCCTATGTCAGCTGAATGATGAAACTAGAGATCATCTGTTTGTGAGCTGCTCCTTTACAAAAACAGTGTGGCAAAAGATACTACAATGGATGCGAAGGCAAGAAGTAATTGGAGATAACTGGGGGCAACATCAAGAATGGATAACACAGAGAGCTAAGGGCAGATCCTATGGAGCACAACTATACAGAATGGTTTATGCAGAGGTAACCCATGGTGTCTGGATTGAAAGGAACATGAGAATATTTCAACAGAGAAGTAGAAGTGATGATAGTATAACTAGAGAAATAGCCTACATATGTAATGTGCGAACTACAAAAGGAATCAGTAGTTTAGTTCAATATTTTATGTTTCATTAG